The Candidatus Koribacter versatilis Ellin345 genome has a segment encoding these proteins:
- a CDS encoding energy transducer TonB — protein sequence MKISQVVLASFLLTCFVACNKPAANTAAPAAAAQPAVDPNATIPPKFVSGVNAPFPDNLWNKPGTVTVAATVGTDGTITETKVVSSPHPELNDLATNAVKQWKFESAKKNGQAVPFTITVNLKFEKPAPGTKVQQMPPAKAPAASAEKKQK from the coding sequence ATGAAGATCTCTCAAGTCGTTCTCGCGTCCTTTCTGCTTACCTGTTTCGTCGCATGCAATAAGCCCGCCGCGAACACTGCTGCGCCCGCCGCCGCCGCACAACCGGCGGTTGATCCGAACGCGACGATTCCGCCGAAATTTGTGAGCGGCGTGAATGCCCCGTTCCCCGACAACTTGTGGAACAAGCCGGGGACCGTGACCGTGGCTGCGACCGTGGGTACCGACGGCACCATCACCGAGACGAAGGTTGTGAGCAGTCCGCATCCGGAACTGAACGATTTGGCGACGAACGCGGTGAAGCAATGGAAGTTTGAGTCCGCGAAGAAGAATGGCCAAGCGGTGCCGTTCACGATTACCGTGAATTTGAAATTCGAGAAGCCAGCGCCGGGAACGAAGGTGCAGCAGATGCCCCCGGCGAAAGCACCGGC